The following are encoded together in the Planctomycetia bacterium genome:
- the rsfS gene encoding ribosome silencing factor produces the protein MGFLSFGVEEDDRLSALLAAAAPAATDSPVFAGSTSPRRQRVALERAATCARICDDNKGKEVLVLDTRAITTEFDFLVIATGNSRRQLHAMAEEIDSHMESEHEARLGIEGYETCKWIIQDYGDIVVHLFDPFSRDFYRLEELWGQGKKIDWQRY, from the coding sequence ATGGGTTTCCTGTCTTTCGGAGTAGAGGAGGATGATCGCTTGAGTGCACTTCTAGCCGCTGCGGCTCCTGCCGCCACCGATAGCCCTGTCTTTGCTGGTTCAACTTCTCCCCGTCGTCAACGTGTTGCTCTCGAACGTGCTGCCACCTGTGCCCGTATCTGCGATGATAACAAGGGCAAGGAAGTGCTCGTTCTGGATACGCGAGCCATTACGACCGAGTTCGATTTCCTGGTGATCGCCACCGGCAACTCCCGCCGCCAGCTTCATGCGATGGCTGAGGAAATCGATTCGCACATGGAAAGTGAACACGAAGCGCGTCTGGGCATCGAAGGCTACGAAACCTGCAAGTGGATCATTCAAGACTACGGCGACATTGTCGTTCACCTGTTCGATCCTTTCAGCCGGGATTTCTATCGCCTGGAAGAGCTCTGGGGCCAGGGTAAAAAGATCGACTGGCAGCGCTATTAA
- a CDS encoding transposase — MKPNLNAYAERFVQSIKQEALDHFICFGEDHLRHIATCYVDYYNTERAHQGIGNVPLTKRRIRKWKDTDKASAIVSTLRLGGLLNSYHRRAA, encoded by the coding sequence ATGAAGCCGAACCTCAATGCTTATGCCGAACGATTTGTTCAGAGCATTAAGCAGGAAGCTCTGGATCATTTCATCTGCTTTGGTGAGGATCATCTGCGTCACATTGCCACCTGCTATGTTGATTATTACAACACGGAACGAGCACACCAAGGCATAGGCAACGTACCGCTGACAAAACGGCGTATTCGGAAGTGGAAAGACACAGATAAAGCCAGTGCGATAGTTTCTACACTCCGTCTGGGTGGGCTTTTGAACAGCTACCACCGCCGAGCGGCGTGA